One genomic region from Anabaena sp. PCC 7108 encodes:
- a CDS encoding tetratricopeptide repeat protein, with protein sequence MWQMLRWLLQWLNKFLKYPFDGGWTHDANAAKGQKVVDSPPELTNADLELLFNELLEGVHQARGQQWALKYLQRMEPRITVERWLDWLLIFGEKLLASPAPNSLIATRMMQLGELNIGNVGELAYEIGIQLLSRNYIQEYEETPQPVELESTNPIEAPADTPGQQLLRDLGEQLWNYDQEEVVNISPVSANLEEVWTLLSGDEQPKDPDVVFSYEYSEHDTPVNLENLEQVAASYLTEIWDDSLVNKEPKVAQTLDELVVRLEQSTNLVQQLASELAIRDSQAIIERPSFQLTVTNQAQAWFFQGLQQAKSGDLLGALAFYNQATKLQPEACEYWFNQGLTLFHLQRFEEAIAAYDQAIYLKPDFYKAWYNRGGILGEFGDYDQAIISFDKAIEFKPDYQAAWSSRGLALLKLGLIWEAISSYDQALNLQPRDQETWYYRGVALAVGEQYEEAIASYDRALDIQPDYQEVWIDRGVVLFNLNCWLEAIESWDQALLIQPDFYLAWYNRGIALENLGRREEAITSYKQAISIKADFHLAWYNQAVALFYLNRFPEAIACYDHALEIKLDYWEAWLGRSGAVGNLVNDKLSLILPSSIATANPALNQRGYEGKLATYEEGLKYLRPDTHPEGWGRLHIAMGNTHYEHGKKQSAPRYFWQKAVSEYQQALLTLTAEDFSELHLDVLQSLTKVLVGLGQTVLAQELQQRGLNLLQQLLNQTTRPEHNKKQLALKFAGLRQLGVDLAVNVGDLVEAWEIAEQVKNNCLTLLLSGGSEEVYSPNYGTIQRLLNSSTAILYWHLSPIALHTFIIKDEAPSPILLLTPIQDIEAIPEAVQRLVEFENWLEDWQQIYQEYRQIDNIENQPNHSWQLAMEQRLLHLEKILNISTIIQELEGINQLIIVPHRDLNRLPIHSLFPLSQPDSQVNYTINYLPSIKIGLSLKPELLSNWQQQKFLSVENPESLNNNESKSAEFTSAIVRQMFDYAQHIQGTQVTKDNLENALLADYNICHFTSHAINNLHEPQKSALVLAGEEKITLEQICQHNFQNYRLFTLINSENVSNNSQNISSEYVGLATGLLNAGVPYVVSTIWTIESSATALVSIEFYRRLIFHTSPVIALAEATTWLKEITAAELIIWYEELLNNLHPNELQFRKYLSTQIDKNSKLASHQRPYHHPYYWAAFIITGCD encoded by the coding sequence ATGTGGCAAATGCTCAGGTGGCTATTGCAGTGGCTTAACAAATTTTTGAAGTATCCCTTTGATGGTGGTTGGACTCATGATGCCAACGCTGCGAAGGGACAGAAGGTGGTAGACTCCCCACCGGAATTAACTAATGCCGATCTGGAACTTTTGTTTAACGAGTTGCTAGAAGGCGTGCATCAAGCCCGAGGGCAACAATGGGCGCTGAAGTATTTACAGCGGATGGAACCTCGAATTACTGTTGAGCGTTGGCTAGATTGGCTGCTGATATTTGGTGAAAAATTATTAGCTTCACCTGCACCAAATAGTCTGATAGCAACGCGAATGATGCAACTGGGTGAACTGAATATCGGTAATGTTGGCGAACTAGCTTATGAGATTGGTATTCAGTTATTGAGCCGTAATTACATCCAAGAGTATGAGGAAACTCCACAACCTGTGGAGTTGGAAAGCACAAACCCCATCGAAGCACCAGCAGATACTCCTGGTCAGCAATTGCTGCGCGATTTGGGTGAACAGTTATGGAATTATGATCAGGAAGAAGTTGTAAATATTAGCCCAGTATCTGCCAACTTGGAAGAAGTCTGGACACTGCTGAGTGGAGATGAACAGCCAAAAGATCCAGATGTGGTTTTCAGTTATGAGTATTCAGAACATGATACCCCGGTAAATCTTGAAAATTTAGAGCAAGTAGCAGCTTCCTACTTGACAGAAATTTGGGATGATTCTTTGGTGAATAAAGAACCGAAGGTGGCACAAACCCTCGATGAGTTGGTGGTGAGGTTGGAGCAAAGTACCAATCTAGTCCAGCAACTTGCTTCGGAACTAGCAATCCGCGATAGTCAAGCCATAATTGAGCGACCATCATTTCAACTAACCGTTACTAATCAGGCTCAAGCCTGGTTTTTCCAAGGGTTACAGCAAGCTAAATCTGGGGATTTGTTGGGAGCGCTGGCTTTTTATAATCAAGCTACTAAATTGCAACCAGAAGCTTGCGAGTATTGGTTTAATCAGGGCTTGACATTGTTTCATTTACAACGTTTTGAGGAAGCGATCGCAGCTTATGACCAAGCTATTTACTTAAAACCTGATTTCTACAAGGCTTGGTACAATCGGGGCGGGATTTTGGGGGAGTTTGGCGATTATGACCAAGCTATTATTTCTTTTGATAAAGCTATAGAATTTAAACCCGATTATCAAGCAGCTTGGTCTAGTCGTGGTTTAGCTCTGCTGAAGTTAGGATTAATTTGGGAAGCAATTTCTAGTTATGACCAAGCCCTGAATTTACAACCCCGAGACCAGGAAACCTGGTATTACCGAGGAGTAGCCCTAGCTGTAGGTGAGCAATATGAAGAGGCGATCGCATCCTATGACCGAGCTTTAGATATCCAACCTGACTACCAGGAAGTTTGGATTGACCGGGGGGTCGTATTATTTAACTTGAATTGTTGGTTAGAAGCAATTGAATCCTGGGATCAAGCTCTCTTAATTCAACCTGATTTCTACTTAGCTTGGTACAACCGAGGTATAGCACTGGAAAATTTAGGAAGACGTGAAGAAGCGATTACTTCCTATAAACAAGCTATCAGCATCAAAGCGGATTTTCACTTGGCCTGGTATAACCAAGCCGTAGCCTTATTCTATTTAAACCGATTTCCTGAAGCGATCGCTTGTTATGATCACGCTTTAGAAATCAAACTGGACTACTGGGAAGCTTGGTTAGGACGCAGTGGAGCCGTTGGTAATTTAGTTAATGACAAATTATCCCTAATTTTACCCAGTAGTATCGCTACAGCCAATCCCGCTCTCAATCAGCGCGGTTATGAAGGCAAATTAGCTACCTATGAAGAAGGTTTAAAATATCTCCGTCCAGATACTCACCCGGAAGGTTGGGGCAGATTGCATATAGCCATGGGTAATACACACTACGAACACGGTAAAAAACAATCCGCACCCCGCTATTTTTGGCAAAAAGCAGTATCTGAATACCAACAAGCACTATTAACTCTCACAGCTGAAGATTTTTCGGAATTGCATCTTGATGTTTTACAATCTCTCACCAAGGTGCTTGTTGGTTTGGGACAAACGGTATTGGCACAGGAATTACAACAACGGGGACTCAACTTATTACAACAATTACTCAATCAAACAACCCGTCCTGAACACAATAAAAAACAACTAGCTCTGAAATTTGCAGGTTTGAGACAATTGGGTGTGGATTTAGCCGTTAATGTCGGTGATTTAGTTGAAGCTTGGGAAATTGCTGAACAGGTCAAAAATAACTGTTTAACATTACTACTTTCTGGTGGAAGTGAAGAAGTTTATTCCCCCAACTACGGCACGATTCAACGCCTACTTAATTCCTCAACAGCAATACTTTATTGGCATCTTAGCCCTATTGCTTTACACACTTTCATTATTAAAGATGAAGCCCCATCACCCATTTTACTATTAACGCCCATCCAAGATATAGAAGCAATACCCGAAGCCGTACAACGCTTAGTTGAATTTGAAAATTGGCTGGAAGATTGGCAGCAAATATATCAAGAATATCGCCAAATTGACAATATCGAAAATCAACCTAACCATTCCTGGCAATTGGCAATGGAACAAAGGTTGTTACATCTGGAAAAGATCCTGAATATTTCCACAATTATTCAAGAACTAGAAGGTATTAACCAACTAATCATAGTTCCCCATCGTGATTTAAATCGATTACCTATTCATTCACTTTTCCCGCTTTCCCAGCCAGATTCACAGGTGAATTACACCATTAATTATCTTCCCAGTATCAAAATAGGACTTTCTTTAAAACCAGAGTTATTATCAAATTGGCAACAGCAAAAATTCCTCAGTGTTGAAAATCCAGAAAGCCTCAATAATAATGAGAGTAAATCTGCTGAATTTACATCGGCAATTGTTAGACAGATGTTTGATTATGCCCAACATATTCAGGGTACACAAGTTACTAAAGATAATCTAGAAAATGCTTTACTGGCAGATTACAACATCTGTCATTTTACTAGTCATGCTATTAACAATTTACATGAACCTCAAAAATCTGCTTTGGTATTAGCAGGTGAAGAAAAGATCACTTTAGAACAAATTTGCCAGCATAATTTTCAAAATTACCGTCTTTTTACGCTGATAAATTCTGAAAATGTCAGCAATAACAGTCAGAATATCAGCAGTGAATATGTGGGTTTAGCAACTGGGTTATTAAATGCAGGTGTCCCCTATGTAGTGAGTACAATTTGGACTATAGAATCATCTGCCACTGCTTTAGTCAGCATAGAGTTCTATCGCAGATTGATTTTCCATACTTCACCCGTTATCGCTTTAGCTGAAGCTACAACTTGGCTAAAAGAAATAACTGCGGCAGAACTGATCATATGGTATGAAGAATTACTGAATAATTTGCATCCCAATGAACTGCAATTTAGGAAATATCTATCTACACAAATTGACAAAAATAGTAAACTAGCATCTCATCAACGCCCTTACCATCATCCTTATTATTGGGCAGCATTTATCATTACAGGATGCGATTGA
- a CDS encoding DNA polymerase III subunit gamma/tau — protein MSYEPLHHKYRPKSFAELVGQEAIATTLTNAISSSKIAPAYLFTGPRGTGKTSSARILAKSLNCLQGDKPTPEPCGLCDICQGITKGYATDVIEIDAASNTGVDNIRELIEKAQFAPMQCRYKVYVIDECHMLSTAAFNALLKTLEEPPKHVVFILATTDPQRVLPTIISRCQRFDFRRIQLEAMVKHLTHIAAIEKINIAHDSLTLVGQIAQGGLRDAESLLDQLALLAGEVTPDKVWDLVGSVSEKDLLGLLEAIAQDHPEVVLDSTRQILDRGREPLTILQNLAAFYRDLLIAKTAPKRQDLVACTQQTWTALVNFAQSLEISTILRGQQHLRTAEIQLKNTTQPRLWLEVTLLGLLPSANIQPPAPSVPQRVHTPAIAPTSYPPVSQPPGYTQPNHYSPPPVNPPANHNSIPNTVSSPPPEPVHTPSPPVTISTPPLEEVVGGSQYDLTQVWQQVRANFPMLSRQALLGQMCQLIEFNGNVARVAVRGAWYETLKSDLPMMKTAFQKTFQREIEVNLEKATSSSSTSARKSPPPQDSTRVQQPATPNYNQQVQPPPPVPQPIPVAPTPARTESVDIDTAPVQTLPPPPTPAPATNWDHDEVTNAAKSLAQFFSGEIIRLSDDALDLSDMGVSVDTEIYESEYDYD, from the coding sequence ATGTCTTACGAACCCCTGCACCATAAGTATCGCCCAAAGAGTTTTGCTGAACTAGTTGGACAAGAGGCGATCGCTACTACCCTCACCAACGCCATTAGCTCGTCCAAAATCGCCCCTGCCTATTTATTTACAGGTCCTAGAGGCACAGGAAAAACTTCTAGCGCCCGGATTTTAGCAAAATCTTTAAATTGTCTTCAAGGTGACAAGCCCACCCCCGAACCCTGTGGCTTATGTGATATTTGTCAAGGCATTACTAAAGGTTATGCCACAGATGTAATTGAAATCGATGCTGCTAGTAACACAGGGGTTGATAATATCCGCGAATTGATTGAAAAGGCGCAATTTGCCCCGATGCAGTGTCGGTATAAGGTTTATGTAATTGATGAATGTCATATGTTAAGTACCGCAGCATTTAATGCGCTACTTAAAACTTTAGAAGAACCACCTAAACACGTAGTTTTTATTTTAGCGACAACAGACCCGCAGCGTGTATTACCCACAATTATTTCCCGCTGTCAAAGGTTTGATTTTAGACGTATTCAGTTAGAGGCGATGGTAAAGCATTTAACCCATATTGCCGCCATAGAAAAGATTAATATTGCTCATGATTCTCTGACCTTAGTAGGACAAATTGCTCAAGGGGGATTAAGAGATGCAGAAAGTCTACTAGATCAACTAGCTTTGTTAGCGGGAGAAGTCACACCAGATAAAGTCTGGGATTTGGTGGGTTCAGTTAGTGAAAAAGATTTGTTAGGTTTGTTAGAGGCGATCGCACAAGATCATCCTGAAGTCGTGCTAGACTCTACCAGGCAAATCCTAGATCGAGGCAGAGAACCCCTCACAATTCTCCAAAATTTGGCCGCTTTTTACCGAGATTTACTAATTGCTAAAACTGCTCCTAAGCGTCAAGATTTAGTTGCTTGTACTCAGCAAACCTGGACTGCACTAGTTAACTTTGCCCAAAGCTTGGAAATCAGCACAATTTTACGTGGACAGCAACATTTGCGAACAGCAGAGATCCAACTTAAAAACACCACTCAGCCGCGTTTGTGGTTAGAAGTGACATTACTGGGATTATTACCTAGTGCCAATATTCAGCCGCCAGCGCCTAGTGTACCTCAGCGAGTGCATACACCTGCGATCGCTCCAACTTCTTACCCACCAGTTTCTCAACCACCAGGTTATACCCAACCCAACCATTATTCACCACCACCTGTCAATCCTCCCGCCAATCACAACTCCATACCTAACACAGTATCTTCACCTCCTCCAGAACCTGTACATACTCCATCCCCACCTGTAACGATTTCCACACCACCCTTAGAGGAAGTTGTCGGCGGATCACAGTATGACTTAACTCAAGTTTGGCAACAGGTGCGTGCTAATTTTCCCATGCTTTCTAGACAAGCTTTACTGGGGCAAATGTGCCAGCTAATAGAGTTTAACGGTAATGTAGCGCGTGTTGCTGTCAGAGGAGCATGGTATGAAACACTTAAATCTGATCTGCCGATGATGAAGACAGCTTTCCAGAAGACTTTTCAGCGTGAAATCGAAGTCAATCTAGAAAAAGCGACTTCATCAAGTTCTACCTCAGCCAGAAAAAGTCCTCCTCCACAAGATTCTACTCGTGTTCAACAGCCAGCTACACCCAACTACAACCAGCAAGTTCAACCTCCTCCACCAGTACCACAACCAATTCCAGTAGCACCAACACCTGCAAGAACTGAGTCTGTAGATATCGACACAGCCCCAGTACAGACCTTGCCACCGCCACCGACTCCAGCACCGGCGACAAATTGGGATCATGACGAAGTAACAAATGCGGCTAAAAGTCTGGCACAATTTTTTTCTGGGGAAATCATCCGTCTCTCAGATGATGCTTTAGATTTGTCTGATATGGGGGTTTCAGTCGATACTGAGATATATGAATCAGAATATGATTATGATTAA
- the psbQ gene encoding photosystem II protein PsbQ encodes MVPQRSIFSLILVLLATFLISCGGPSVATAPPTYTPAQVVKIQAYVPDIQVVRDRSEELKSLIKDGEWINVGNFIHGPITEARLNMTYIIPNLLPQDQAKARQITKDLLTHLVKIDQAATVGNTSLALSNYKETVADFDKFLQLIPESTKE; translated from the coding sequence ATGGTGCCTCAACGCTCTATTTTTTCATTGATTCTAGTATTATTGGCAACATTTCTGATCAGTTGTGGCGGACCTAGTGTTGCAACTGCACCTCCCACTTATACACCGGCGCAAGTGGTGAAAATTCAGGCATATGTTCCAGATATTCAGGTGGTGCGCGATCGCTCAGAAGAACTAAAAAGCTTGATTAAAGATGGTGAATGGATCAATGTAGGTAATTTTATACATGGTCCAATCACAGAAGCTAGGTTAAATATGACTTACATCATCCCCAACCTATTACCTCAAGACCAAGCAAAAGCACGACAAATCACCAAGGATTTATTAACTCACTTGGTGAAAATCGACCAAGCTGCTACTGTCGGTAACACTAGTCTGGCTTTGAGTAATTACAAGGAAACCGTTGCAGATTTTGATAAGTTCCTGCAACTGATTCCAGAAAGCACGAAGGAATAA
- a CDS encoding FAD-binding oxidoreductase, producing the protein MNVVIIGCGVVGATIAYELSQIKGLNITVFDKNPPAQGSTSAALGVLMGIISHKIKGKAWQMRQSSIQRYETLIPELEAVTGRKIPCNRQGIVMLLSEDAEHPLESGVEVMTEWEQLREVRKSQGWQLAVWDNEQLQKFCPQINHPKIIGAVYSPQDRQLNPTALTLALVDAAQRNGVNFKFGVSVLSSPTPSSQLLPAVIEELKSIETSEGQVTADWFIVAAGLGSTPLTAQLNQKVNIRPVLGQALYLSLGRVLGNPDFQPVITGNDVHLVPMGSGDYWVGATVEFPNDGDEIPPNKELLEFVKAQAIAFCPDLATAKILRTWSGLRPRPEGRPAPVIDKLPGFSNVLLATGHYRNGVLLAPATAVAIRDMIYPADSR; encoded by the coding sequence ATGAATGTAGTAATTATCGGTTGTGGTGTAGTTGGGGCGACAATCGCCTATGAACTGAGCCAAATTAAGGGTTTGAATATCACGGTTTTCGATAAAAACCCACCAGCACAAGGTTCTACTAGTGCTGCACTTGGTGTACTGATGGGCATAATTAGCCACAAAATCAAGGGTAAAGCTTGGCAAATGCGCCAATCTAGTATCCAACGTTATGAAACTTTGATTCCTGAACTAGAAGCTGTTACAGGTCGCAAAATCCCTTGTAACCGTCAGGGAATTGTCATGCTGTTGTCAGAAGATGCAGAACACCCTTTGGAAAGTGGGGTAGAAGTGATGACAGAATGGGAACAATTACGAGAAGTTCGTAAATCTCAAGGTTGGCAATTAGCAGTTTGGGACAATGAACAACTCCAAAAATTCTGTCCGCAAATCAATCACCCCAAAATTATTGGTGCTGTTTATTCTCCTCAAGATCGTCAACTTAATCCCACAGCTTTAACTTTAGCTTTAGTGGATGCGGCTCAACGCAATGGGGTCAATTTTAAATTTGGGGTGAGTGTGCTAAGTAGCCCCACTCCATCATCTCAATTATTGCCGGCAGTTATTGAAGAACTTAAATCTATTGAAACTTCTGAGGGTCAAGTTACGGCTGACTGGTTTATAGTTGCTGCTGGCTTGGGTTCTACACCACTAACTGCACAATTAAATCAAAAGGTGAATATTCGTCCAGTGCTGGGGCAGGCCTTATACCTCAGTTTAGGGCGAGTTTTAGGAAATCCTGATTTTCAACCGGTGATTACTGGTAATGATGTCCATCTTGTACCTATGGGTAGTGGTGACTATTGGGTGGGTGCAACGGTGGAATTCCCTAATGATGGAGATGAGATTCCTCCCAACAAAGAATTGCTAGAATTTGTGAAGGCACAAGCGATCGCATTTTGTCCAGATTTAGCCACAGCTAAAATTCTTCGCACTTGGTCGGGTTTACGTCCCCGTCCTGAAGGTAGACCCGCACCAGTAATTGATAAATTACCTGGTTTTAGCAATGTCCTCTTAGCAACTGGTCATTATCGCAACGGTGTTTTACTAGCGCCCGCAACGGCTGTGGCTATTCGGGACATGATATATCCTGCGGATTCTCGATAA
- the aroA gene encoding 3-phosphoshikimate 1-carboxyvinyltransferase has protein sequence MSVAVITLETQENSSHNLTIQRPSSGLSLQGRIQVPGDKSISHRALMLGAIAEGETEIQGLLLGEDPRSTASCFRLLGAEISELNTEFVKVKGIGLGNFQEPIDVLNAGNSGTTIRLMLGLLASHPGRFFTVTGDDSLRSRPMSRVVKPLQQMAAEIWGRKGNSLAPLAIQGQALKPIHYHSPIASAQVKSCILLAGLNTEGKTTVTEPALSRDHSERMFRAFGAELSIDSETKSVTITGGAKLFGQKVIVPGDISSAAFWLVAGSIVPGSDLVVENVGVNPTRTGILEALAMMGADIQLENQREVAGEPVADLRVRSSQLKSCTIAGDIIPRLIDEIPILAVAAAFAEGTTIIRDAAELRVKESDRITVMAQQLHQMGAKITELPDGMEITGGTTLVGTQVDSHTDHRIAMSLAIAALNATGTTTIHRAEAAAISYPNFTHTLAAVCS, from the coding sequence ATGTCGGTTGCTGTTATAACTTTAGAAACTCAAGAAAACAGTTCTCATAACTTGACTATTCAGCGACCCTCCTCTGGACTGTCTCTACAGGGTCGTATCCAAGTTCCTGGGGATAAATCTATTTCTCACCGGGCTTTGATGTTGGGTGCGATCGCTGAAGGTGAAACTGAGATTCAAGGACTGCTTTTAGGTGAAGACCCCCGCAGCACTGCTAGCTGTTTTCGATTGCTAGGTGCAGAAATTTCGGAGTTAAATACAGAATTTGTCAAAGTGAAAGGGATTGGATTGGGGAATTTTCAAGAACCTATTGATGTCTTGAATGCAGGTAACTCCGGTACAACCATCAGATTGATGTTAGGTCTGTTAGCTTCGCACCCAGGGCGCTTTTTTACGGTTACAGGTGACGACTCTTTGCGATCGCGTCCCATGTCCCGTGTTGTCAAACCTTTACAACAAATGGCCGCAGAAATCTGGGGACGCAAAGGTAACTCTTTAGCACCTTTAGCTATTCAAGGACAAGCCCTCAAACCTATTCACTATCATTCTCCCATCGCTTCAGCTCAAGTTAAATCCTGTATTCTACTGGCAGGTTTAAACACCGAAGGTAAAACTACTGTCACTGAACCCGCTTTATCACGAGATCACAGTGAGCGGATGTTCAGGGCTTTTGGGGCAGAATTAAGTATAGACTCAGAAACTAAGAGCGTGACTATCACTGGTGGTGCAAAATTGTTCGGTCAAAAAGTGATTGTTCCTGGTGATATCAGTTCAGCAGCTTTTTGGTTAGTCGCTGGATCTATTGTTCCCGGTTCTGATTTGGTTGTGGAAAATGTCGGTGTCAATCCTACCCGCACCGGAATTTTAGAAGCTTTAGCAATGATGGGAGCAGACATTCAACTGGAAAATCAACGCGAAGTAGCTGGGGAACCAGTCGCTGATTTACGGGTGCGTTCGAGTCAGTTGAAAAGCTGCACCATTGCTGGGGATATTATACCCAGATTAATTGATGAAATTCCCATTTTGGCAGTAGCTGCGGCCTTTGCTGAAGGGACAACTATTATTCGGGATGCAGCGGAATTGCGAGTTAAAGAAAGCGATCGCATTACCGTGATGGCACAACAGCTTCATCAAATGGGCGCTAAAATTACCGAATTACCAGATGGGATGGAAATTACTGGTGGTACGACTTTGGTGGGAACTCAGGTAGATAGCCATACAGATCATCGTATCGCTATGAGTTTAGCGATCGCTGCTCTCAATGCTACCGGAACCACAACCATTCACCGCGCCGAAGCTGCGGCTATTTCTTACCCCAATTTTACCCACACTTTAGCCGCAGTTTGTAGTTGA
- a CDS encoding chlorophyll a/b-binding protein codes for MRTNAAIIDDQGKLNNFAIEPKVYVDEQGERTGFTSYAELLNGRLAMIGFISLIALEVLTGHGVFGVLTNL; via the coding sequence ATGCGTACAAATGCTGCTATTATTGATGACCAAGGCAAACTGAACAACTTTGCAATCGAGCCAAAAGTTTATGTAGACGAACAAGGCGAGCGCACTGGTTTCACCTCTTATGCAGAATTGCTCAATGGTCGTTTAGCAATGATTGGCTTTATCTCTCTCATCGCTTTAGAAGTACTGACCGGACATGGTGTTTTCGGTGTTTTGACAAATCTATAG
- a CDS encoding sucrose-phosphate phosphatase: protein MTNFLFVTDLDHTFVGDDQALLELSDRLQRHREEHGTKIVYSTGRSPTLYQELQQEKNLFSPDALVLSVGTEIYLDGSNNPDPQWSSILSQGWDSQKILSITEQFPELVLQPDTEQRPFKVSFFLKAELSGILPQLESELQKTKLNVKLIYSSGIDLDILPLTSDKGQAMQFLRQKWKFAAEQTVVCGDSGNDIALFAVGRERGIIVGNARPELLQWHNQNPADYRYLAQNRCAAGIMEGLTYFGFLE, encoded by the coding sequence GTGACTAATTTTTTGTTTGTCACCGATTTAGATCATACCTTCGTAGGCGATGATCAGGCATTATTGGAGTTGAGCGATCGCTTGCAAAGACACCGTGAAGAACATGGGACAAAGATAGTTTACTCTACAGGGCGATCTCCAACTCTATATCAAGAACTCCAACAGGAAAAAAATCTCTTTTCACCAGATGCTCTCGTTCTGTCTGTGGGTACAGAAATCTATTTAGATGGTAGCAACAATCCTGATCCACAATGGTCAAGTATCTTGTCTCAAGGGTGGGATAGCCAAAAAATCTTATCTATCACTGAGCAATTCCCAGAATTAGTGCTACAACCAGATACAGAACAACGACCTTTCAAGGTCAGCTTTTTCCTGAAGGCAGAATTGTCAGGCATATTACCACAACTTGAGTCTGAGTTGCAGAAAACTAAATTAAATGTAAAGTTAATTTATAGTAGCGGAATAGACCTTGACATTTTACCCCTGACCAGCGATAAAGGTCAAGCAATGCAATTTCTCCGTCAGAAGTGGAAATTTGCAGCCGAGCAGACTGTTGTTTGTGGCGATTCGGGTAATGATATTGCCTTATTCGCTGTAGGTAGGGAACGGGGAATCATTGTCGGAAATGCTCGTCCAGAGTTACTCCAATGGCATAATCAGAATCCTGCGGACTACCGTTACCTCGCACAAAACCGTTGTGCTGCTGGGATTATGGAAGGACTCACATATTTTGGTTTCCTAGAATGA
- the ruvA gene encoding Holliday junction branch migration protein RuvA, with protein MISYLKGIVAGVQTVGSNRVMLTLEVNGMGYDLYIPQRLANQLTSTGDIVQIFTHYQIREEVPLLYGFSSPSERDLFRHLLSVTGIGAALAIALLDTLELPELVQAIIAANTQMLIQAPGVGKKTAERICLELKSKLIEWRKSAGFFVATGGPAPGILEEVQMTLFALGYTAHEVSHALHVVSENIGLPKDAYVEDWIKQAIAHLSNTEAGV; from the coding sequence ATGATTAGCTATCTCAAAGGTATTGTTGCTGGTGTGCAAACGGTTGGCTCTAATCGCGTCATGTTGACGTTAGAAGTAAATGGCATGGGTTATGATTTATATATTCCCCAACGTCTGGCTAACCAATTGACATCAACTGGGGATATAGTCCAAATTTTTACCCATTACCAGATTCGGGAAGAAGTACCCTTACTCTACGGTTTTTCTTCCCCTTCAGAACGGGATTTATTTCGTCATTTGCTCAGTGTTACTGGTATTGGTGCAGCTTTAGCGATCGCACTGTTGGATACTTTAGAATTACCAGAGTTAGTCCAAGCTATTATTGCGGCTAACACTCAAATGTTAATTCAAGCTCCCGGTGTGGGCAAAAAAACCGCTGAACGCATTTGTTTAGAACTGAAAAGCAAACTGATTGAGTGGCGCAAATCAGCAGGCTTCTTCGTGGCTACAGGTGGGCCTGCACCAGGAATTTTAGAAGAAGTGCAAATGACTCTTTTTGCTTTGGGATATACTGCCCATGAAGTCAGTCATGCTCTGCACGTAGTCAGCGAAAATATCGGTTTACCCAAAGATGCCTATGTGGAAGATTGGATTAAACAAGCGATCGCACATCTGAGCAATACTGAAGCTGGAGTGTAG